AAATTGCGCTTTCTTTATGTGCATGCATTGCTAAACTTATagttaatatatatttttttgttccaCACTGTTATGAGAAAGTGATAATTTGTATCATAATATGTGTTCACTGCAtctccttcatgaggggccatggcctttattgaataaaaatgttcgtttgttctctctctctctctctctctctctctctctctccctccccccccccccccccccccaccccccgctctctctctctcttaaatgaatGGTACCCTGCTGATATCGTAGAGAAAATCCAGTTGACCAGCAGAAGACATGTCCATAAATTTGAAACAGCAAAAACACGAACAGACCGCTTTTGATTAATGCAAGTCTTCCCAACTGTGGAGGGTTATCATGGAACTCTTTACCAGAGACCCTAAAACAAGTaataaatcttttcttctttttttttcagaaaaagcgTACAAAGAATATCTGATATCCGTTGTAACTGAGCAAGCGTTACATAGAAATGTTGTTGGTATGTTCTGTGTATCTCGTTATTTCTTCAGTAAATATTTccgctgttatttatttattttttaatttttttaattttaattttaagttttttttttttttttttttgttttttttttttttttaaagtattactattattattactactacctttttctatattataattattattcatttatctatttatttatgcaagcttatctattatttattcccccgtttttttgttgttgttttttttttgtttttttttttttctcaaggcctgactaagcgcgttgggttacgctgctggtcaggcatctgcttggcagatgtggtgtagcgtatatggtttgtccgaacgcagtgacgcctccttgagcaactgaaactgagaaacttTCCGCTTccggtgtgtgtcactgtatcagtttctttctctgtgtgtctctgtctctagctttctttctctgtatctctttcttccataTAGATTAAACGCGTCTGTTAAACAGAAAGGTGGCATATAGAACTAGTAAACACGCTCGGTAAACAGAAAGATGACATATAGATTAAACGCGTCTGGTAAACAGAAAGGTGGCATATAGAATAAACACGTCCGGTAAACAGAAAGATGACATATAGATTAAACGCGTCTGGTAAACAGAAAGATGACATATAGAATAAACGCGTCTGGTAAACAGAAAGATGACATATAGATTAAACGCGTCCGGTAAACAGAAAGGTGACATATAGATTAAACGCGTCTGGTGAACAGAAAGATGACATATAAGAATAAACACGTCCGGTGAACAGAAAGATGACATATAAGAATAAATACGTCTGGTGAACAGAAAGATGACATATAAGAATAAACACGTCCGGTGAACAGAAAGGTGGCATACAGAGTAAACACGTCTGATAAACAGAAATGTGATATAATATAGATTGAACACGTCCGGTAAACAGAAAGATGGCATATAGAATAAGCACGTCCAGTAAACAGAAAGATGACATATAGATTAAACGCGTCCGGTAAACAGAAAGATGACATATAGATTAAACGCGTCCGGTAAACAGAAAGATGACATATAGATTAAACGCGTCTGGTAAACAGAAAGGTGGCATATAGAATAAACACGTCCGGTAAACAGAAAGATGACATATAGATTAAACGCGTCTGGTAAACAGAAAGATGACATATAGATTAAACGCGTCTGGTAAACAGAAAGGTGGCATATAGAATAAACACGTCCGGTAAACAGAAAAATGACATATAGATTAAACGCGTCTGGTAAATAGAAAGGTGACATATAGAATAAACATGTCCAATAAACAGAAAGATGGCATATAGATTAAACGCGTCTGGTAAACAGAAAGATGACATATAAGAATAAACACGTCCGGTGAACAAAAAGGTGGCATATATAGAATAAACACGTTTGATAAACAGAAAGGTGATACAATATAGATTGAACACATGTGCTAAGCAGAAAGGTGGCGTATGGATTAAACACCTGTGGtaagcagacagaagacagaaggctCAAAGCCCTAAAACAGAACACTAATCTATAATCCAGCACTGATCCCATTAAGTTCAACTGATTGTTGCATGTAACGTGCAGTGAACCGTGCCACGTGAGGTCAAGGTCACTACTAAGAACTGAAAACACCAGGCTCTGATGCAGTCggccaagaagaaagaaagaaaaaaaaagaaacacacacacacacacacacacacacacacacacacacacacatctatctctctctctctctctctctctatatatatatatatatatatatatatatatatatagagagagagagagagagagagagagagtagcaaagGGTTCGTTCAACCAGcaccagacagacaaaacagagagagagacagagacggagacagaataGCAAAGGGTTCGTTAAGTCAGCATCATCACGGACATAATGACCacggtattttttttgtttttgtttttttagggttttgttgttgttgtttttgtttgtttgtttgccagaTGAACACAGACTGTCACTGAAGCCACGTTGTCTAACCAAAGACTTCCCACCCATGCCACAAACACCTTCAATACAAGGAAAGGCATGGCCATGACACGACGTTGACAGGATTCACCGACACTCCACGGAGGCGTCGGTTCCAAACCATCTCCAGAACGGGGACCAGAAGCATCTGACAGCTGGAACAAAGAACCATGAGGACTGCGTGGTCGACGTGTTAGAAATAACATTTTCCGTTCAGCAGAAGAGAAGCCATCTGACGCGAGAAGAGAAGCCATCTGACGCGAGAAGAGAAGCCATCTGACGCGATGACAGAACTCTTTATTGTGTTGCGTCCAACTGTCTGAGAAATTACATTTTCTTCACCAGAAGAGAAGCCATCTGACGCGAGAAGAGAAGCCATCTGACGCGAGAAGAGAAGCCATTTGACGCGATGACAGAACTCTTTATTGTGTTGCGTCCAACTGTCTGAGAAATTACATTTTCTTCACCAGAAGAGAAGCCATCTGACGCGAGAAGAGAAGCCATCTGACGCGAGAAGAGAAGCCATCTGACGCGAGAAGAGAAGCCATTTGACGCGATGACAGAACTCTTTATTGTGTTGCGTCCACCTGTCTGAGAAATTGCATTTTCTTCACCAGAAGAGAAGCCATCTGACGTGATGACAGAACTCATTGTGTTGCGTCCACCTGTCTGAGAAATTACATTTTCTTCACCAGAAGAGAAGCCATCTGACGCGATGACAGAATTCTTTATTGTGTTGCGTCCACCTGTCTGAGAAATTGCATTTTCTTCACCAGAAGAGAAGCCATCTGACGCGATGACAGAACTCTTTATTGTGTTGCGTCCACCTGTTTGAGAAATTACATTTTCTTCTCCACTCCATATCGAGGGGGTGTGGGAACGTCGCATCAGCATCACCACTTTCTGTGAAACGTAAGTGGAATCAGCAACAGTCACAGTTTCAGTTCCTGTGCCATCTTGGAACGGCAAAGACACTGAGAAACATCCCTCGCCTTTTATAGGCAGAACACAAGCAACATCACAAAAACCGAGAACAGCCATTTTTGCCCTCGCCCTCCGTAGCAATAAGACCAGCATCATCAACATACAAacatcaccacaaccaacacactagCACCACCtccacctaaaaaaaacaaacgaaaaagtgACTTCCTTCGCCCACCATAGGAATACGACTACAACCATCACAAAAACCAAGCGGAAACAGCCATTTCCCTAGGAATAACACATTAGTACCATCATAAAAACCAAGAACAGCAATTTCCCCCTCGCATTCCATAGGAATAATACATGaacaccatcacaaacaccaaataaaaaaaaccccagcaacttTCCGTCAcattacaacaccacacacacacacacacacacatacacacacacacacacacacacaccaccccaccactacactcacacaaacaaacaccaccaccaccactacacacacacacacacacacacacaaacaccaccaccaccactacacacacacaaacaacagcaacaccactacacacacacacacaccaccaccaccaccaccactaccactacacacacacacaaacaccaccaccaccaccactacacaaacaacaacaccaccactacacacacacaaacaccaccactacacacacacacaaacaccagcaccaccactacacacacacacaaacaacaacaccaccaccactacacacacacacacacacacacacacacacacacacacacacaaacaccaccactacacacacacaaacaccaccaccaccaccaccaccacccctacacacacacacacaaacaccaccaccaccactatatacacacaaactcaccaccaccaccaccacaagcacacacacacacaacaccaccaccaccactacacacacacaaacaacaccaccacacaaacaccaccaccactatacatacaaataccaccaccaccaccaccactacacacacacaaacaacaccaccaccaccactacacacgcacaaacaccaccaccactacacacacacaaacaacaccaccaccaccactacatacgcacaaacaccaccaccactacacacacacacacacacacacacacacacacacacaaacaccaccaccaccaccaccactacacacacacaaacaacaccaccaccaccactacacacacacacacacacacacacacacacacacacacacacacacacacaacaccaccaccactatcaccaccaccatcaccaccggcATGGAGGCGTGCATTGAAGCGCTGTACACCATCGACGGGGAGGCGGACAAGCGCAAGACTTCCGAGATGATCCGTATCCTGAAGGGCGCCATCAGCGTGTCCAAGAGCCGCACGGGAGAGGTGATCTACCACTACAACCGCCACGAGAAGAAAGCCCTCAGCCGGATGATGGCCAAGTACGACAGAGACACTGTCCGTGCCGGGGTCAACATCGACAGCCAGAAGAGAGACGTTCTGCGGAAATGGAACCTGGTCTTCGGACGTCAGCGGAAGTTCACCGACTCCATCCGAGGATTCGACGACATGATCCAGGAGGCGCTCGCGAACAGACACCTGGTAAAGTACCTCaccgaggaggagggggagggggatggggaggaggagcaaGCACCCAACGAGGAGGCTGGGAAGgcggaggaggcgaagaagatgcctcacattaaagatcccagGGCACGCCGGTTGGGAAGTCGACAGACGGCTCCTCAGGGAGTGGTGGCCACGCAGGTGATGGTGGGGGTTCTGCCCAAACTGCAGACCGCCTCCACCCTGCACAACGCGCACATCGAAACGGCCGCCGAGATacggatgaggagggagagggaaaaggaactGGAGCGGCGACGGAAACAGGAAGAGCTCCCCAAGTTTGACAAAGAACTCATGGACGCCTACCTGACGGAGCAGAAGACACTCCAGGAAGACCTCCTCACCCGCAACGCTCTCATGAAGATCAAGACTTCCGTGGACCGGGACCACGTGTTCTTCAAATACCGGATGAAGACCAAACTGCCCGACAGCGCCACCAGTCTCCTTCAGCGCATCGGCAGCGAACGCTCCGTGTCCGCCATGACGGGCCGCAGCACGAGGTCCAGGCTGAGCACACGTCAGAGCACGAGACAGGGACCTCGGCCCAGGTCCCCCCGGAGCACCAAGAGTCAGAgcgagaagggggaggtggaggacgcTACCGGCCGGCTGGACAAGGTGTCCCTCACCGCGCGAAAcgtttctccctccccttccttctccgaCATTCGTCTGACGGAGCGAGCTAAAACCGTGCACTTTTGTTAGGAAGTTCCCCAAGGACATCTGTCTCTTCAGCcctcatgcccccacccccctcccggacccccccccctccccctccgccctcctcctccccaacaccAACGACTACAAGTTgagagactgatgatgatgaagatgatgatgatgataatgacgaccaAGAAGAATTGTTCGACTTCAGACTGTGACCTGTAAATATAATTATGGTGCAGACTTAAttgggttctttttgttttttttttttttttacgaaaactTAAAAGCATTGATCAGCGCATGCACAGTATTTTAAGTTTTTGCAGACGTGTTGAATGCTGCTCGTAATTAAGTCCAGTAAGTTGACTCTGCTCACCTCAGATGTGTACTTGTGGAAGTGTCTTCGTCACATATTTTCTGTTCAcaccaaggaagaagaagaagacattgtcTTCTCTCTACACCAGTCCTGAAGGAACTTTACAATCGGGTCAACTATCGCCGAAAAAGCAcactctacaaaaaaaaaaaaaaaaaaaaaaaaagacaatcacgCAGTGTTTTGCATCGAGCAATACACATTTCGTGCTTAGTGTTTTGTACATAGTATACCCAGTTCTATGGGATTAATCAATCATGTTAACAAAAAAATCTTAACGTAGTCTTTTTTTGGTGAGTATTTGTGTTTATTTGATGCATTTTCTGTTATATCCGCTGCATTGCTGTTTAAACACGTG
The DNA window shown above is from Babylonia areolata isolate BAREFJ2019XMU chromosome 29, ASM4173473v1, whole genome shotgun sequence and carries:
- the LOC143274944 gene encoding uncharacterized protein LOC143274944; this encodes MEACIEALYTIDGEADKRKTSEMIRILKGAISVSKSRTGEVIYHYNRHEKKALSRMMAKYDRDTVRAGVNIDSQKRDVLRKWNLVFGRQRKFTDSIRGFDDMIQEALANRHLVKYLTEEEGEGDGEEEQAPNEEAGKAEEAKKMPHIKDPRARRLGSRQTAPQGVVATQVMVGVLPKLQTASTLHNAHIETAAEIRMRREREKELERRRKQEELPKFDKELMDAYLTEQKTLQEDLLTRNALMKIKTSVDRDHVFFKYRMKTKLPDSATSLLQRIGSERSVSAMTGRSTRSRLSTRQSTRQGPRPRSPRSTKSQSEKGEVEDATGRLDKVSLTARNVSPSPSFSDIRLTERAKTVHFC